In Pseudophryne corroboree isolate aPseCor3 chromosome 3, aPseCor3.hap2, whole genome shotgun sequence, a genomic segment contains:
- the LOC135055762 gene encoding gastrula zinc finger protein XlCGF57.1-like has translation MKAEDIEGEEETYVTDVKSEDVGGEEETYVREDHQCKEKEIPTDIITDNDSRPDSPRDDPITPIIHPALSAGPSDPGKCSPDHSDIGASVTALLVDTGFPCSIDAKCFTQNTNLITHQPAKADERPLPCSECGKCFTQKSDLITHHRSHTDIREYIQVKNHIPVLSVGNVLHTKQLLIAHKRSHTGENQFPCSECGKCFTWKSQLVIHQRSHTGERLFPCSECGKCFAHKSELVRHNRSHTGEKPFSCSECGKCFIQKSQLVTHQRSHTGEKPLPCSECGKCFTWKSQLVTHQLSHTGEKSFPCSECGKCFAHKSELVRHNISHTGEKPFSCSECGKCFTRKSQLVTHQRSHTGDYLFPCSECGKCFAQKSDLVRHNRSHTGEKPFSCSECGKCFIRKSQLVTHQQSHTGERPFPCSECGKCFIRKSQLVTHLRSHTGEKPLPCSECGKCFTWKSQLVTHQLSHTGEKSFPCSECGKCFAHKSELVRHNISHTGEKPFSCSECEKCFTWKSQLVIHQRSHTGDYLFPCSECGKCFAHKSDLVRHNRSHTGEKPFSCSECGKCFIRKSQLVTHQQSHTGERPFPCSEK, from the exons atgaaggcagaagatatagagggagaagaagagacgtatgtgactgatgtgaAGTCAGAAGATGTAGGGGGAGAAGAGGAGACCTATGTGAGGGAAGATCATCAGTGTAAGGagaaggaaatccctacagatatcatcaCAG ataatgacagtagaccggaTTCTCCAAGAGATGATcctattaccccaattatacatccagctctatcagctggtccctctgatcctgggaaatgttctcctgatcactctgatattggtgcatctgttacagctctgttaGTAGATACagggtttccctgttctatagatgccaaatgttttacacagaacacaaatctTATTACCCATCAACCAGCTAAGGCAGATGAGAGGCcacttccatgttctgagtgtgggaaatgttttacacagaaatcagatctaatTACACATcatcgaagtcacacag acataagagaatacatacaggtgaaaaaccatattcctgttctgagtgtgggaaatgttttacatacaaaacaaCTCTTGAttgcacataagagaagtcacacaggtgagaatcaatttccttgctctgagtgcggaaaatgttttacctggaaatcacaacttgttatacatcagcgaagtcacacaggtgagagactgtttccatgttctgagtgtgggaaatgttttgcacacaaatcagaacttgttagacataacagaagtcacacaggtgagaagccattttcttgctctgagtgcgggaaatgttttatccagaaatcacaacttgttacacatcagcgaagtcacacaggtgagaaaccactaccatgttctgagtgcggaaaatgttttacctggaaatcacaacttgttacacatcagctaagtcacacaggtgagaagtcatttccatgttctgaatgtgggaaatgttttgcacacaaatcagaacttgttagacataacataagtcacacaggtgagaagccattttcttgctctgagtgcgggaaatgttttacccggaaatcacaacttgttacacatcagcgaagtcacacaggtgattatctgtttccatgttctgagtgtgggaaatgttttgcacagaaatcagatcttgttagacataacagaagtcacacaggtgagaagccattttcttgctctgagtgtgggaaatgttttatccggaaatcacaacttgttacacatcagcaaagtcacacaggtgagagaccgtttccatgttctgagtgcgggaaatgttttatccggaaATCGCAACTTGTCACACAtctgcgaagtcacacaggtgagaaaccactaccatgttctgagtgcggaaaatgttttacctggaaatcacaacttgttacacatcagctaagtcacacaggtgagaagtcatttccatgttctgaatgtgggaaatgttttgcacacaaatcagaacttgttagacataacataagtcacacaggtgagaagccattttcttgctctgagtgtgagaaatgttttacctggaaatcacaacttgttatacatcagcgaagtcacacaggtgattatctatttccatgttctgagtgtgggaaatgttttgcacacaaatcagatctggttagacataacagaagtcacacaggtgagaagccattttcttgctctgagtgtgggaaatgttttatccggaaatcacaacttgttacacatcagcaaagtcacacaggtgagagaccgtttccatgttctgagaaatAA